One window of the Lytechinus variegatus isolate NC3 chromosome 3, Lvar_3.0, whole genome shotgun sequence genome contains the following:
- the LOC121412164 gene encoding Ig-like V-type domain-containing protein FAM187A has translation MYTEWGSWSSCNHCGDSGERVKIGLCYARTRLDDFKGGVPCRSNAVPYKERSKYGYNKRKDEKIIESCQVKCPPKPKETGAKAVVKTFALSAGMPTLPKLIKRRVYYEDVGSNAELVCPEAGVTHGVRWMNGSKTLSQLDFIKTNSRFRIDHLNRLYIENVQLYDSRNYTCWFESKQIAIVIIKVVEPPSIDEDMEGNAMYVSMVLVFMVVFYILFGVCKNRKLQTIQ, from the exons ATGTATACTGAATGGGGATCTTGGAGTTCTTGTAATCACTGTGGAGACTCAGGTGAACGAGTTAAAATAG GTTTATGCTACGCCCGAACCAGACTAGATGATTTTAAGGGCGGTGTTCCTTGTCGTTCTAATGCCGTGCCATACAAAGAGAGATCTAAATACGGATACAATAAACGAAAAGATGAGAAAATAATCGAATCATGCCAAGTAAAATGTCCTC CCAAACCGAAGGAGACTGGTGCCAAAGCAGTCGTGAAGACATTCGCATTGTCCGCTGGTATGCCAACACTACCCAAACTAA TAAAACGAAGGGTGTATTACGAGGACGTCGGTAGCAATGCTGAACTTGTTTGTCCaga AGCTGGAGTAACTCATGGGGTACGTTGGATGAATGGTTCTAAAACTCTCAGTCAACTTGACTTTATAAAGACCAACAGCCGGTTCCGAATTGACCATCTAAACAGATTGTATATCGAGAACGTCCAGTTATATGACTCGAGGAACTATACTTGCTGGTTTGAAAGCAAACAGATAGCTATTGTTATAATAAAAG TTGTCGAGCCCCCAAGTATTGATGAGG ACATGGAAGGGAATGCTATGTACGTCTCAATGGTTCTTGTCTTCATGGttgtattctacattttgttTGGAGTCTGCAAGAATCGAAAACTTCAGACTATCCAGTGA
- the LOC121409927 gene encoding uncharacterized threonine-rich GPI-anchored glycoprotein PJ4664.02-like yields MVIRTFILSAPPVRWVATIVGLTLLVMSTNGYPDGAPVDACGNMMPVHGMATPQVNQNRLGIAMTTVVMTDEDDGDEEDDDATTVHVALRGNQPFSGFFKGFMIQARHVGGDRPIGRFVRIPAGQKGLNCSGVENSAVTHTNNDQKFGVSFAWKPLKKDDTTNVIFVATIVKSYNRFWTNILSGVLFPSVPTTPSWRDNSDENNTSTEPIPTTNSTTNSTTLFQNVTTMSPLTVGSNVTTNLSLTTIAPVTDNSTTSPPSNTTTNDVTQYVSATTVSFNGSTVLSNVTTSVTTPQSSTDAMDSTTSAAPTSTVDITTADIVNITESTRNTTVNTTDVSSNSSGLNVTTEEPNFTTTLNPENVTTTLNLDNVTTTLNPDNLTTTSNPENVSTTLYSGNITTSDPENYTSTLNPDNATTTYIPDNVTTTSKPINITTTSNPENVTTSNPKNATTTSKPDNVITTLNPENASTTLNPDNATTSNPKNVTTTLNPGNITTTLNLDNVTSTLNPGSVTTSSYSKNDTSTVNPDNVTTSSYFSTVNVTVPIDNMTTTQEPVLSTTTDQTTQMTTDFSNSTTAINNGTDTNVTSTTIAITSGNETTDENMTTLLPINTTSVPINTTSVPTDTTSMSPTSDITVPTVTNDSFITTSGNQSMTTMQNVTATVTETSANSKETLPITTTKSTEPFTNVSLTTSSPVTNDSFAPTNSMPIVTNVTETVTEANTTIMLNLSTSESTSTSSPTTAEITSTNASSSDSTLTINSTETMTSDSSLIPSTSVSTSKTIVTTLSMLTMMTTSGTPATAPETTQQTTIHTTATLPTTQQNTADTTTIMLTTGNAVTSATTTVNQPTDLVPTQDAVTSTGSTDDLQRSIIPGETSTSQSPIVENNNEVYVRFRITGIDFTSALTQPSSLKYTNLEAEVVSTLEQVYSSTNNFRSAGVTRFLKGSVIPEVRLEFTSSLDDDLKSNVVGTLYNAVDESGGRLGNFSVDNVASIDENGYFQTVDACFILPCPSGAYCYVDPIDNQCWLTCDRNSGYCLNGGTCIPPDDGETIATCTCTNNYEGRRCEVAITTVAPTIDLQMRLVIILASICGIMALLFLILAIVLIWWCRRLKYTKRVIEEDPAQVAKWQNRARRSRARRDADSSGDETVDGLSNSGVAGMSYTLNRETQLPFRTEQGAKLPHNLVAIPDDIDTSSGSNFYFTDSDSDSEHFRPKIIEGGVSFPFFDGSGSIPDLLASAADYEMDVMQRMSSNKPLGTRGRSVSFSDIQQVISDDDRIGWENFTFGSEAADSNKNNNFQMRWDFQVGGKSDDADGKKDDGDDDDERNKGGGRGLLGETNA; encoded by the exons TGGCCTTGAGAGGAAACCAACCATTTAGTGGATTCTTTAAAGGATTCATGATTCAAGCTCGTCATGTTGGAGGTGACAGACCTATCGGGAGATTTGTAAGGATACCTGCGGGACAGAAAGGGCTCAACTGTTCCGGTGTAGAGAACTCGGCCGTCACGCATACCAATAACGATCAAAAGTTTGGGGTATCATTTGCTTGGAAGCCGTTGAAGAAAGATGACACCACGAACGTCATATTCGT TGCCACCATAGTGAAGTCTTACAACCGCTTTTGGACGAACATACTATCTGGAGTCCTGTTTCCTTCAGTCCCGACAACACCGTCTTGGAGAGATAATTCTGACGAAAACAACACATCTACTGAACCAATTCCTACGACAAACAGTACTACTAACTCTACTACATTGTTCCAGAACGTTACTACGATGTCACCATTAACAGTTGGGTCTAACGTGACAACAAATCTATCTCTTACCACTATAGCCCCGGTCACTGATAATAGCACTACCTCCCCTCCATCTAACACTACCACAAATGATGTGACCCAATATGTTAGCGCAACAACTGTTTCTTTTAATGGCTCAACAGTATTAAGCAATGTTACTACTAGTGTAACAACTCCTCAGTCATCAACTGATGCCATGGATAGTACCACGTCAGCCGCCCCCACCTCCACTGTGGACATCACCACTGCGGATATCGTAAATATAACTGAATCGACTCGTAATACAACGGTTAATACAACCGACGTATCCAGTAACTCATCAGGATTGAATGTTACGACAGAAGAACCAAATTTTACTACGACATTGAATCCTGAGAATGTTACTACGACATTAAATCTTGATAATGTTACTACAACTTTGAATCCTGATAATTTAACTACGACATCAAATCCCGAGAATGTTTCTACGACATTATATTCTGGTAATATCACTACATCGGATCCCGAGAATTATACTTCGACATTAAATCCCGATAATGCAACTACGACATATATTCCAGACAATGTAACTACGACATCAAAACCCATAAATATCACTACGACATCAAATCCTGAGAATGTAACTACATCAAATCCCAAGAATGCCACAACGACATCAAAACCCGACAATGTCATCACGACATTAAATCCCGAAAATGCTTCTACGACATTAAATCCCGATAATGCAACTACATCAAATCCCAAGAATGTTACTACGACATTAAATCCCGGGAATATAACAACGACATTAAATCTTGATAATGTAACTTCGACATTGAATCCTGGAAGTGTTACGACCTCGTCTTATAGTAAGAATGATACTTCGACAGTAAATCCCGATAATGTCACAACGTCTTCCTACTTTTCCACAGTTAATGTAACGGTACCAATTGATAACATGACTACAACTCAAGAGCCTGTCTTATCGACAACTACTGATCAAACAACTCAAATGACCACAGATTTTTCTAATAGTACAACAGCCATTAATAACGGAACAGATACAAATGTGACGTCCACAACAATAGCTATAACCTCAGGAAATGAAACGActgatgaaaatatgacaaCATTGTTACCGATTAATACAACATCAGTACCGATTAATACAACATCAGTACCGACTGATACAACATCAATGTCGCCAACGTCGGATATAACAGTTCCGACTGTCACAAATGATTCATTTATAACAACAAGTGGAAATCAGTCAATGACCACGATGCAAAACGTAACGGCGACGGTAACAGAAACAAGCGCCAATTCAAAAGAAACGTTACCAATTACAACAACAAAGTCAACAGAGCCATTTACAAATGTCTCATTGACTACATCATCACCTGTAACAAATGACTCATTTGCACCTACCAATAGCATGCCCATTGTGACAAACGTTACAGAAACTGTGACAGAAGCTAATACAACTATAATGTTGAATCTGTCAACTTCTGAAAGCACTTCGACATCAAGTCCAACGACAGCTGAGATAACATCCACAAATGCATCCTCCTCTGATTCAACGTTAACTATAAATTCAACAGAAACCATGACCTCAGATTCGAGTTTAATTCCTTCTACGTCAGTGTCAACAAGCAAGACGATTGTCACAACACTTTCAATGTTGACAATGATGACGACATCAGGAACACCAGCAACAGCACCCGAAACCACTCAACAAACTACAATACATACCACCGCAACACTCCCAACAACTCAACAAAATACAGCTGATACTACTACGATCATGTTAACAACTGGAAATGCGGTGACCTCTGCAACTACAACGGTTAACCAGCCAACAGACCTAGTGCCTACTCAAGATGCAGTCACGTCCACAGGTAGCACTGATGATTTGCAGAGATCTATCATCCCCGGTGAAACTTCCACGTCTCAATCACCGATAGTTG AAAACAACAATGAGGTATACGTTCGCTTTAGAATTACTGGGATAGATTTTACCAGTGCATTGACTCAACCTTCATCTCTAAAATACACCAACCTTGAAGCAGAAGTCGTTTCAACT TTGGAACAAGTCTACAGTTCAACCAACAATTTCAGGAGTGCTGGCGTCACAAGATTTTT GAAAGGAAGCGTCATTCCTGAGGTAAGGTTAGAGTTCACATCTTCTCTGGATGACGATTTGAAGAGCAATGTCGTCGGTACACTTTACAACGCGGTCGATGAGTCTGGCGGCAGACTGGGAAACTTTTCAGTCGATAACGTCGCTTCGATCGATGAAAATG GTTATTTCCAGACAGTAGACGCATGTTTTATTCTTCCATGTCCATCGGGTGCATACTGCTATGTAGATCCTATTGACAATCAATGTTGGTTAACATGTGATAGAAACTCGGGCTATTGTCTCAATGGAGGAACCTGTATCCCTCCTGATGATGGAGAGACCATTGCAACATGCAC ATGTACCAACAACTATGAAGGCAGAAGATGCGAGGTTGCGATAACCACAGTTGCTCCAACAATTGATTTAC AAATGAGACTGGTAATAATTTTAGCATCTATCTGTGGAATTATGGCCCTTCTTTTCCTCATCCTTGCAATCGTTCTCATCTGGTGGTGTCGCAGACTAAAATACACGAAAAG AGTGATAGAAGAAGACCCTGCTCAAGTGGCCAAATGGCAGAACAGAGCGCGACGATCGAGAGCCAGGCGTGATGCCGACTCCAGTGGTGACGAGACGGTAGATGGACTCTCAAACTCAGGGGTGGCTGGAATGAGTTATACACTGAACAGAGAAACGCAGCTCCCCTTCAGGACTGAACAAGGTGCCAAATTGCCTCATAACCTAGTCGCTATTCCTGATGACATTGACACGAGTAGTGGGAGCAATTTTTACTTTACCGACTCGGATTCCGATTCGGAACATTTCCGTCCTAAAATCATCGAAGGTGGAGTGAGTTTTCCATTTTTCGATGGAAGTGGAAGCATCCCTGATCTGCTGGCATCAGCAGCTGACTATGAGATGGATGTGATGCAGCGGATGTCATCCAATAAGCCATTGGGTACCCGAGGAAGGTCTGTCAGTTTCAGCGACATTCAGCAAGTGATTTCAGATGATGATCGCATCGGGTGGGAGAACTTTACCTTCGGCAGTGAGGCAGCGGACagtaacaaaaacaacaactttcAAATGCGCTGGGACTTTCAGGTTGGAGGAAAGTCTGATGATGCCGATGGTAAaaaggatgatggtgatgatgacgacgagcGCAATAAAGGTGGTGGTCGAGGTCTTCTCGGTGAGACGAATGCATGA